The proteins below come from a single Dermatophilaceae bacterium Soc4.6 genomic window:
- a CDS encoding LuxR C-terminal-related transcriptional regulator: MLDDHASEASASRVYLAALRTPGASRELLLEQGIPASVLDPALALLHGRGLVHVGPRGSLDVPPPIATLPQHASDLERRAQVLRASAYELTQVFYNARARERYPDNGLVLLHDLDEVSAETDALVAGAVEQVCVSRAPTSRSMQLLSAPLESHRERTLGLDSRPLRHRTLWDTALLETPGAVEVLRARRTGGEEQRFLPRVPLTFVAVDQAVCLVEWTADPPGDPDAPVGLVVHTPGMVASLLTLFERMWELASPVNRGPSSDEIDRRDLTIVRLMSAGVADASIARQTGVSQRTVERRIRTLMEQLGSGTRFQAGAQAVRRGWL, translated from the coding sequence CCAGGGTCTACCTCGCGGCCCTGCGCACCCCAGGGGCGAGCCGCGAGCTCCTGCTCGAGCAGGGCATCCCCGCCTCCGTCCTCGACCCCGCCCTCGCGCTGTTGCACGGCCGAGGTCTCGTGCACGTCGGCCCGCGGGGGAGCCTCGACGTGCCGCCCCCGATCGCGACCCTGCCCCAGCACGCCAGCGACCTCGAGCGCCGGGCGCAGGTGCTGCGGGCGAGCGCCTACGAGCTGACTCAGGTCTTCTACAACGCCCGCGCCCGGGAGCGATACCCCGACAACGGTCTCGTGCTCCTGCACGACCTCGACGAGGTGAGCGCCGAGACCGACGCGCTCGTCGCCGGCGCGGTCGAGCAGGTCTGCGTGAGCCGGGCGCCGACCAGCCGGTCGATGCAGCTGCTCTCGGCACCCCTGGAGTCGCACCGTGAGCGGACGCTCGGGCTCGACTCCCGCCCCCTGCGCCACCGCACCCTCTGGGACACCGCGCTGCTCGAGACCCCCGGCGCGGTCGAAGTGCTGCGCGCCCGGCGCACAGGCGGTGAGGAGCAGCGGTTCCTCCCCCGCGTGCCCCTCACCTTCGTCGCCGTCGACCAGGCCGTCTGCCTGGTCGAGTGGACGGCCGACCCCCCGGGTGACCCGGACGCGCCGGTCGGGCTGGTGGTCCACACGCCCGGGATGGTCGCGAGCCTCCTGACCCTCTTCGAGCGGATGTGGGAGCTGGCCAGCCCCGTCAACCGCGGCCCCTCGAGCGACGAGATCGACCGGCGCGACCTGACCATCGTGCGCCTGATGTCGGCCGGGGTCGCGGACGCGTCGATCGCCCGGCAGACCGGGGTCTCCCAGCGCACCGTCGAGCGGCGGATCCGCACGCTGATGGAGCAGCTCGGTTCGGGGACCCGCTTCCAGGCCGGCGCGCAGGCGGTGCGACGCGGCTGGCTCTAG
- a CDS encoding GNAT family protein, translating to MKPPATRPPTGLPLVGRVVRLDPVTLDDTPGLYAVWSDPEVYRHGFLMSDRLTDEAQARAAVQVQQAARPGRTAYTVRLVGDSGLGAAGTVVGTSSLGDVEVATEQVHLGWTTYGSRWWGTAVNPETKLLLLGHAFDDCGFGRVRIQTDVLNDRSQAAIVRLGAVREGVLRRMVRRADGSWRDTVVFSILADEWPRVRSGLLARLGRPAPPERPAPPEGPEGRARG from the coding sequence ATGAAGCCGCCCGCGACGCGTCCCCCCACCGGCCTGCCGCTGGTCGGGCGGGTCGTGCGGCTCGACCCGGTCACCCTGGACGACACCCCCGGCCTGTATGCCGTGTGGTCCGACCCCGAGGTCTACCGTCACGGGTTCCTCATGAGCGATCGCCTCACCGACGAGGCGCAGGCTCGGGCCGCGGTGCAGGTGCAGCAGGCCGCCCGGCCGGGGCGGACGGCATACACGGTGCGGCTGGTCGGAGACAGCGGGCTCGGCGCCGCGGGCACGGTGGTGGGCACCTCGTCGCTCGGCGACGTCGAGGTGGCGACCGAGCAGGTGCACCTGGGGTGGACGACCTACGGCTCGCGCTGGTGGGGCACTGCCGTCAACCCGGAGACCAAGCTGCTGCTGCTCGGGCACGCCTTCGACGACTGCGGATTCGGGCGGGTGCGGATCCAGACCGACGTGCTCAACGACCGCTCGCAGGCGGCGATCGTCCGGCTGGGGGCCGTGCGCGAGGGCGTCCTGCGCCGGATGGTGCGACGGGCCGACGGGTCGTGGCGCGACACCGTGGTCTTCAGCATCCTCGCCGACGAGTGGCCCCGTGTGCGCAGCGGGCTGCTCGCACGACTGGGACGGCCCGCACCACCGGAACGGCCCGCACCACCGGAAGGGCCGGAAGGACGCGCGCGGGGCTAG
- a CDS encoding UvrD-helicase domain-containing protein: protein MQAAQVDEAAQVDEVTAEIAAEQRHVDRVYEELAKAGVRADLVAADGLARGRTSRVGEARDEELTGLFERDAMVMHAARRRHALDSQYEGLVFGRLDLDHRVPSTASPSADAPAFEREVRYIGRLGVRDDDYEPLVIDWRAPAASPFYRATPVAPLGVLRRRVLRCKGAAVVGVEDDLMVPEAPDDLVVVGDGALMAALTRSRGTRMRDIVATIQVHQDEAIRAPARGVTEITGGPGTGKTVVALHRAAYLLYSDRRRYESGGILVVGPSAAYTAYIERVLPSLGEDTVALRSLGDVVDVVSTERLDSPEAALVKGSLRIRQVLARAARDTVPGAPAEFRAFVAGQAIRLTPPMLAQLSGRVLRSTQRNVGRSAVLKELGDLAYRESGHPDRATFLDRFDDSREVEAFVRDWWPQVDARQVLLWLTDEERARRYGLGILTPAETTLLHESLVTTLRTGTWSVADVALLDDLSALLGPVQETERAERDWLEVEELDDLASYGMTQVQQVGRAGEPDSRPDDRSQMGPDTRPDIVRRAYTTTPESMRERLMLGRMGRPDEYAHVLVDEAQDLSPMQWRMLGRRARHASWTVVGDAAQSSWGGAAESATAREEAFGGQPRHRFHMQTNYRNAAEIFAYAEAFIRAHVPDADIPDAVRETGIEPVEVPLGGDVLTTTREALDLLLEQVEGSIAVITPHRYAAALAPLAGAGDGRVQVIDPMSTKGLEYDATVLVDPDEITRESPGGARVTYVGMTRAAHRMTVLRG from the coding sequence ATCCAGGCCGCCCAGGTCGATGAGGCCGCCCAGGTCGATGAGGTCACCGCCGAGATCGCGGCCGAGCAACGCCACGTCGACCGCGTCTACGAGGAGCTTGCCAAGGCCGGTGTGCGCGCGGACCTCGTCGCCGCCGACGGCCTCGCCCGTGGTCGCACCAGCCGCGTGGGGGAGGCCCGTGACGAGGAGCTGACCGGGCTCTTCGAGCGCGACGCGATGGTCATGCACGCGGCCCGCCGCCGCCACGCGCTCGACAGCCAGTACGAAGGCCTCGTCTTCGGACGCCTCGACCTCGACCACCGGGTGCCCTCGACCGCCTCCCCCTCTGCGGACGCCCCGGCGTTCGAGCGCGAGGTGCGCTACATCGGCCGGCTCGGGGTGCGCGACGACGACTACGAGCCGCTGGTCATCGACTGGCGCGCGCCCGCGGCCTCCCCCTTCTACCGCGCGACCCCGGTCGCGCCGCTCGGCGTGCTGAGGCGACGGGTGCTGCGCTGCAAGGGTGCTGCGGTCGTCGGGGTCGAGGACGACCTCATGGTGCCCGAGGCCCCCGACGACCTCGTCGTCGTCGGCGACGGCGCGCTGATGGCGGCCCTCACCCGCAGCCGCGGCACTCGCATGCGCGACATCGTCGCGACCATCCAGGTGCACCAGGACGAGGCCATCCGCGCTCCGGCGCGCGGCGTCACCGAGATCACCGGCGGCCCCGGCACGGGCAAGACCGTCGTCGCGCTGCACCGCGCGGCCTACCTGCTCTACTCCGACCGGCGGCGCTACGAGTCGGGCGGCATCCTCGTCGTCGGCCCGTCTGCGGCCTACACCGCCTACATCGAGCGCGTCCTGCCGTCGCTCGGCGAGGACACGGTGGCTCTGCGCTCGCTCGGCGACGTCGTCGACGTCGTCAGCACCGAGCGGCTCGACTCCCCGGAGGCGGCCCTGGTGAAGGGGTCGTTGCGCATCCGTCAGGTGCTCGCCCGGGCAGCCCGCGACACCGTGCCGGGGGCGCCGGCCGAGTTTCGCGCGTTCGTCGCCGGCCAGGCCATCCGGCTCACCCCGCCGATGCTCGCCCAGCTCAGCGGCCGCGTGCTGCGCAGCACACAGCGCAACGTCGGCCGCTCGGCCGTCCTCAAGGAGCTGGGCGACCTGGCCTACCGCGAGAGCGGGCACCCCGACCGCGCCACCTTCCTCGACCGCTTCGACGACTCGCGCGAGGTCGAGGCCTTTGTGCGCGACTGGTGGCCGCAGGTCGACGCCCGTCAGGTGCTGCTCTGGCTCACCGACGAGGAGCGCGCGCGCCGCTACGGCCTGGGCATCCTCACCCCGGCGGAGACCACGCTCCTGCACGAGTCGCTGGTCACGACCCTGCGCACCGGCACCTGGTCGGTCGCCGACGTCGCCCTCCTCGACGACCTCTCGGCGCTGCTGGGGCCGGTGCAGGAGACCGAGCGCGCCGAGCGCGACTGGCTCGAGGTCGAGGAGCTGGACGACCTCGCGTCCTACGGCATGACCCAGGTGCAGCAGGTGGGTCGCGCGGGCGAGCCCGACAGCCGGCCCGACGACCGGTCGCAGATGGGTCCCGACACCCGCCCCGACATCGTGCGCCGCGCCTACACCACCACTCCCGAGTCGATGCGCGAGCGCCTGATGCTGGGGCGCATGGGCCGACCCGACGAGTACGCGCACGTCCTCGTCGACGAGGCCCAGGACCTCTCGCCGATGCAGTGGCGGATGCTCGGTCGGCGTGCGCGTCACGCGTCCTGGACCGTCGTCGGTGACGCCGCGCAGAGCTCGTGGGGCGGCGCTGCCGAGTCGGCGACCGCCCGTGAGGAGGCGTTCGGTGGGCAGCCGCGGCACCGCTTCCACATGCAGACCAACTACCGCAACGCCGCCGAGATCTTCGCCTACGCCGAGGCCTTCATCCGGGCCCACGTGCCCGACGCCGACATCCCCGACGCCGTGCGCGAGACCGGCATCGAGCCGGTCGAGGTGCCGCTCGGCGGCGACGTGCTGACGACGACGCGCGAGGCCCTCGACCTGCTCCTCGAGCAGGTCGAGGGGTCGATCGCCGTCATCACCCCCCACCGGTATGCGGCCGCCCTCGCGCCGCTGGCCGGCGCCGGCGACGGCCGGGTGCAGGTCATCGACCCGATGTCGACCAAGGGCCTCGAATACGACGCCACCGTGCTCGTCGACCCCGACGAGATCACCCGCGAGTCACCCGGCGGGGCGCGGGTCACCTATGTGGGGATGACCCGCGCAGCGCACCGGATGACGGTGCTGCGGGGCTGA